From Deferrisoma camini S3R1, the proteins below share one genomic window:
- a CDS encoding fibronectin type III domain-containing protein produces MSSATRGWIGGWVAAWVLAVCVPAAAAAGPAVPAVEGLRATATATDVTLAWSSPGKTAVRVHRFAMKPPADGRRTPELGPVVAELPAGTGAYVDRAVEPGLLYVYRVTAVDRDGNEGRPSAPVLAVLVDETPPDPPSGLVAEAGEDGVVTIRWEPSPSPDVAQVQLFRRVGSDASWSVIGAFRPGTTRAEDRIDPWAGYTYHYAVAALDAGGNLGPRTPEVQVRAPDRTPPPSPVVTGVSSGADGTVTVRWAGVPGDDVAGYRLYRSRDGGEPAVVSEQPAGVSEATDRTAVPGVAYRYAVAAVDAAGNVSKLSAPAAARARVAPEGVPGPGAPSADREADGVRITWPAVASGALAGYFVYRSPDRDDGFVKLSGLVREPGFLDRAAPEGAWYRVRAFYAGGRLSAPSAAVTAPREAKP; encoded by the coding sequence ATGAGTAGCGCAACCAGGGGATGGATCGGTGGGTGGGTCGCCGCGTGGGTGCTCGCGGTGTGCGTCCCGGCCGCGGCGGCCGCCGGCCCGGCTGTGCCGGCCGTGGAGGGGCTGCGGGCCACGGCCACGGCCACGGACGTGACCCTCGCGTGGTCCTCCCCCGGGAAGACGGCGGTCCGGGTCCACCGGTTCGCGATGAAGCCCCCGGCGGACGGCCGCCGCACCCCGGAGCTGGGACCCGTGGTGGCCGAGCTGCCCGCCGGGACCGGCGCCTACGTGGACCGGGCGGTGGAGCCCGGCCTGCTCTACGTGTACCGGGTGACGGCCGTGGACCGGGACGGGAACGAGGGACGCCCTTCGGCGCCGGTGCTGGCGGTGCTCGTGGACGAGACCCCGCCGGACCCCCCTTCGGGGCTGGTGGCCGAGGCCGGGGAGGACGGCGTGGTGACGATCCGCTGGGAGCCGAGCCCGTCGCCCGACGTGGCCCAGGTGCAGCTGTTCCGCCGCGTGGGGAGCGACGCGTCGTGGTCGGTGATCGGGGCGTTCCGGCCCGGCACCACCCGGGCCGAGGACCGCATCGACCCGTGGGCCGGGTACACCTACCACTACGCCGTGGCCGCCCTGGACGCGGGGGGCAACCTGGGTCCCCGGACCCCCGAGGTGCAGGTCCGGGCGCCCGACCGCACCCCGCCCCCGTCTCCGGTGGTGACCGGGGTGTCCAGCGGGGCCGACGGGACCGTCACGGTCCGGTGGGCCGGGGTGCCGGGGGACGACGTGGCCGGCTACCGGCTGTACCGGAGCCGGGACGGCGGCGAGCCGGCCGTGGTCTCGGAGCAGCCCGCCGGCGTCTCGGAAGCCACCGACCGCACCGCCGTGCCCGGGGTGGCGTACCGGTACGCGGTGGCGGCGGTGGACGCGGCCGGCAACGTCTCGAAGCTGTCCGCGCCGGCGGCCGCCCGCGCCCGGGTCGCGCCGGAGGGCGTGCCGGGACCCGGGGCGCCCTCGGCGGACCGGGAGGCGGACGGGGTCCGGATCACCTGGCCCGCCGTGGCGTCCGGCGCCCTGGCCGGGTACTTCGTGTACCGGAGCCCGGACCGGGACGACGGGTTCGTGAAGCTCTCGGGGCTGGTCCGGGAGCCGGGCTTCCTCGACCGGGCCGCCCCGGAGGGGGCGTGGTACCGGGTGCGGGCGTTCTACGCAGGGGGGCGGCTGTCCGCGCCGTCGGCCGCTGTCACGGCGCCCCGGGAGGCGAAGCCATGA
- a CDS encoding AfsR/SARP family transcriptional regulator, which translates to MSLSAEAQLQQLARKGDRRGYAAKLATVGPQWWFRMDLRRIAHYLEPHLGWGGPGLSPRLHLLAGAVSPPPFERGLERALRPVAAAYRLLHTTRDWDGAAMAAGLALAGVWDFGTDFDAAPPWMSRVEDLLSRGLCPEARAHLLAFLGLFRLFGDGDPPRALETLRAQSLAAHQAACPEMVLYGTALRALTLLLTGRPTEAQVVMDDAAVHAAGASPGSHARAYFPMVQGILQCGTGRPAEALVTLGRAASVLPTAEQPLSMRLQMASYQLMAETLVRGGLPEPTLETHVRELSLALHNRFHGAFLHFSLGTAYLRSGRPYRALIHADRGLEFARACHSRVPQLMNAVLRGQALAELGETAEAETHLQETRQRSREWGFGFFARAAEVELAAISLGRGNSEAARRLLPESGREEVLWTPFRDEVFQQTMRRKLRPSRAETWTAGESEATVEIRTLGRFEMRFEGRPIFDRRWGSSRTLALLKLIVALGGHKVPTAELILDLWPDSEGDRGYANFKTALARLRRVVDAEGRVRWIHLRWGRVSLAQGTVAVDALAFEHAARDAHRSGAPAELLRAAELYQGDFLPQDDGWGAFVRRRNDLRNLYVRTVDALGRACLAGADIPDPLDLLARACALVPGAERLYARRMELFLSQGYPAEALRVFAEAEACLREILDTEPGPELTALRARAR; encoded by the coding sequence ATGTCGCTGTCCGCCGAGGCCCAGCTCCAGCAGCTCGCGAGAAAGGGGGACCGGCGCGGCTACGCCGCGAAGCTTGCCACCGTGGGCCCCCAGTGGTGGTTCCGGATGGACCTGCGGCGGATCGCCCACTACCTGGAGCCCCATCTAGGTTGGGGGGGGCCGGGGCTCTCGCCCCGGCTGCATCTTTTGGCCGGAGCGGTCTCTCCACCCCCGTTCGAGCGGGGCCTGGAGCGGGCCCTTCGCCCGGTGGCGGCCGCGTACCGGCTGCTCCACACCACCCGGGACTGGGACGGGGCCGCCATGGCCGCGGGGCTGGCGTTGGCCGGGGTCTGGGACTTCGGCACCGACTTCGACGCGGCACCCCCTTGGATGTCCCGCGTCGAGGATCTGCTGAGCCGGGGGCTCTGCCCCGAGGCCCGTGCCCACCTGCTTGCCTTTCTGGGGCTTTTCCGGCTGTTCGGCGACGGGGACCCACCCCGTGCCCTGGAGACCCTTCGGGCTCAGTCGCTGGCCGCCCACCAGGCGGCCTGCCCGGAGATGGTTCTGTACGGCACGGCTCTTCGGGCCCTCACCCTTCTCCTGACCGGTCGGCCCACGGAGGCGCAGGTGGTCATGGACGACGCCGCGGTCCACGCGGCGGGCGCGTCCCCCGGATCCCACGCCAGGGCGTACTTCCCCATGGTCCAAGGTATCCTGCAGTGCGGTACGGGCCGGCCCGCAGAGGCTCTCGTCACCCTGGGCCGGGCCGCATCCGTGCTCCCCACGGCGGAGCAGCCGCTGTCCATGCGACTCCAGATGGCGAGCTACCAGCTCATGGCAGAGACACTCGTACGGGGCGGCCTCCCCGAGCCCACTCTGGAGACCCACGTGCGGGAGCTCAGCCTGGCCCTCCACAACCGGTTTCACGGAGCGTTCCTCCACTTCAGCCTCGGCACGGCCTACCTCCGCTCGGGTCGGCCGTACCGGGCCCTGATCCACGCGGATCGGGGGCTGGAGTTCGCCCGAGCGTGCCACAGCCGGGTCCCCCAGCTCATGAACGCCGTGCTTCGGGGCCAAGCCCTGGCCGAGCTCGGGGAGACGGCCGAGGCCGAGACCCACCTCCAAGAGACGCGGCAGCGGTCGCGCGAATGGGGGTTCGGGTTCTTCGCGAGGGCCGCCGAGGTGGAGCTCGCGGCCATCAGCCTGGGGCGCGGGAACAGCGAAGCCGCGCGAAGGCTGCTGCCCGAAAGCGGGCGGGAGGAGGTCCTCTGGACCCCCTTTCGGGACGAGGTCTTCCAGCAGACAATGCGCCGGAAGCTGCGACCTTCCCGGGCCGAGACCTGGACCGCCGGGGAGAGCGAGGCCACGGTGGAGATCCGGACCCTGGGACGGTTCGAGATGAGGTTCGAAGGTCGTCCGATATTTGATCGGCGATGGGGCTCCAGCCGGACGCTCGCCTTGCTCAAGCTCATCGTGGCCTTGGGGGGACACAAGGTGCCCACCGCCGAGCTCATCCTCGATCTTTGGCCCGACTCCGAGGGGGATCGGGGGTACGCCAACTTCAAGACCGCCCTGGCCCGGCTGCGCCGGGTGGTGGATGCGGAGGGCCGAGTCCGTTGGATCCATCTCCGGTGGGGCCGGGTCTCCCTGGCCCAGGGCACCGTGGCCGTGGACGCGCTGGCCTTCGAGCACGCCGCCCGGGACGCGCATCGCTCCGGGGCACCGGCCGAGCTGCTTCGGGCCGCCGAGCTGTACCAAGGGGACTTCCTACCCCAGGACGACGGATGGGGAGCGTTCGTCCGGCGGAGAAACGATCTCAGGAACCTGTACGTTCGAACCGTGGATGCCCTGGGTCGGGCCTGCCTGGCGGGCGCTGACATCCCTGACCCCTTAGATCTGCTGGCCCGTGCCTGCGCCCTCGTTCCCGGGGCCGAGCGCCTGTACGCCCGACGCATGGAGCTGTTCCTCTCCCAGGGGTACCCCGCAGAGGCCCTCCGAGTGTTCGCCGAGGCCGAGGCATGTCTGCGCGAGATTCTGGACACGGAGCCCGGTCCCGAGCTGACCGCCCTGCGAGCGCGCGCCCGCTGA
- a CDS encoding precorrin-8X methylmutase, producing MPHAVLFLAHGSRSADANRFVLERVTETRARLPGWTVEAAFLQLAQPGLDEALGRLAGAGAHRVAVVPLFLAPGNHVSRDLPARVRRAAARHPGLEVVVTPPLGVQPRVWAAAAELAQSALTDSVPPGEPPMQRWGYDVAPHEIEIRSFEIIESLADLTRFAPAEKALVQRVIHATGDPSFADLLAWSPGAVEAGVEAFRAGAPVVTDVEMARAGVSKARATKLGSEVHCFLNAAGVPDEARHRGLTRSIVATERAAAACPDAVFAFGNAPTALFRLLELVDEGRARPRLVIGVVVGFVGAAESKEALMARSDLAWIAVRGNKGGSNVAAACVNALMKTALEGAPA from the coding sequence TTGCCCCACGCCGTATTGTTCCTCGCCCACGGAAGCCGCAGCGCCGATGCCAACCGGTTCGTGCTCGAGCGGGTGACCGAGACGAGGGCCCGCCTGCCGGGTTGGACGGTGGAGGCGGCGTTCCTGCAGCTGGCCCAACCGGGCCTGGACGAGGCGCTGGGCCGGCTGGCCGGGGCCGGTGCCCACCGGGTGGCGGTGGTCCCGCTGTTCCTGGCCCCCGGGAACCACGTGTCCCGGGACCTGCCCGCCCGGGTCCGGCGGGCCGCGGCGCGCCATCCCGGCCTGGAGGTCGTGGTCACGCCGCCGCTCGGCGTCCAGCCCAGGGTCTGGGCGGCGGCGGCCGAACTGGCCCAAAGCGCCTTGACCGATTCCGTTCCCCCTGGAGAGCCGCCCATGCAACGATGGGGTTACGACGTCGCCCCCCACGAGATCGAGATCCGAAGCTTCGAGATCATCGAGTCGTTGGCCGACCTCACCCGGTTCGCCCCGGCCGAGAAGGCCCTGGTGCAGCGGGTGATCCACGCCACCGGGGATCCCTCGTTCGCCGACCTCCTGGCCTGGTCCCCCGGTGCGGTGGAGGCCGGGGTCGAGGCCTTCCGGGCCGGCGCCCCGGTGGTGACCGACGTGGAGATGGCCCGGGCCGGGGTGAGCAAGGCCCGGGCGACGAAGCTGGGCTCCGAGGTCCACTGCTTCCTGAACGCCGCGGGGGTGCCCGACGAGGCCCGGCACCGGGGGCTGACCCGCTCCATCGTGGCCACCGAGCGGGCCGCGGCCGCCTGCCCGGATGCGGTGTTCGCGTTCGGCAACGCGCCCACGGCCCTGTTTCGGCTCCTGGAGCTGGTGGACGAGGGCCGGGCCCGGCCTCGGCTGGTGATCGGGGTGGTGGTGGGGTTCGTGGGCGCGGCCGAGTCCAAGGAGGCCTTGATGGCCCGGTCCGACCTGGCGTGGATCGCGGTGCGGGGGAACAAGGGCGGCAGCAACGTGGCCGCGGCCTGCGTGAACGCCCTGATGAAGACCGCCTTGGAGGGGGCTCCGGCGTGA
- the cbiD gene encoding cobalt-precorrin-5B (C(1))-methyltransferase CbiD codes for MSRRLRSGFTTGACAAAAAKGAALRLFGRAVEAVELPLPWDRPEARPVRFALVNPEAGEGWAACGVVKDAGDDPDVTDGLEIRATVSLDPLPPGVRRHDHTGPACSLEAGAPGTVVRIDGGEGVGRVTKPGLAVPVGQAAINPVPRRMIEAAVREALATAGFEGRAALRVVIRVPRGEEVARKTLNARLGILGGLSILGTTGIVVPMSHDAWRATIDAALDVARAVGLARVVLAHGRSSEKAAQALFADLPEEAFVLMGDHVGYGLDAAARRGLAVVLAGQFAKFCKVAAGEFATHVKDSRLDKALIARLLAEAGFPPDRAEAARSANTAREVFERLAAEGDRGVFRALTQRVARRAWERLGGRVPVEAVLFGYDKSVLAREGAP; via the coding sequence GTGAGCCGCAGGCTCCGGTCCGGGTTCACCACGGGGGCGTGCGCCGCGGCCGCGGCCAAGGGCGCGGCGCTCCGGCTGTTCGGACGGGCCGTGGAGGCCGTGGAGCTCCCCCTGCCCTGGGATCGGCCCGAGGCCAGGCCGGTCCGGTTCGCCCTGGTGAACCCCGAGGCCGGCGAGGGATGGGCGGCCTGCGGGGTGGTGAAGGACGCGGGCGACGATCCCGACGTGACCGACGGCCTGGAGATCCGAGCCACGGTCTCCCTCGATCCGCTTCCCCCGGGGGTGCGCCGCCACGACCACACCGGCCCGGCCTGCTCCCTGGAGGCCGGAGCGCCGGGGACGGTGGTTCGGATCGACGGCGGCGAAGGGGTCGGCCGGGTGACCAAACCCGGGCTCGCGGTTCCCGTGGGCCAGGCCGCCATCAACCCGGTGCCCCGGCGGATGATCGAGGCGGCCGTGCGGGAGGCCCTGGCGACCGCAGGGTTCGAGGGACGGGCCGCGCTCCGGGTGGTGATCCGGGTGCCCCGGGGCGAGGAGGTGGCCCGCAAGACCCTGAACGCCCGGCTGGGGATCCTGGGCGGGCTCTCCATCCTGGGCACCACCGGGATCGTGGTGCCCATGAGCCACGACGCCTGGCGGGCCACCATCGACGCGGCGCTCGACGTGGCCCGGGCCGTTGGGCTCGCCCGGGTGGTGCTGGCCCACGGCCGGTCCAGCGAGAAGGCGGCCCAGGCCCTGTTCGCCGACCTGCCCGAGGAGGCGTTCGTGCTCATGGGGGATCACGTGGGCTACGGCCTGGACGCGGCCGCCCGCCGGGGCCTGGCCGTGGTGCTGGCCGGACAGTTCGCCAAGTTCTGCAAGGTGGCGGCCGGGGAGTTCGCCACCCACGTGAAGGACTCGCGCCTCGACAAGGCCCTGATCGCCCGGCTCCTGGCCGAGGCGGGGTTCCCCCCCGACCGGGCCGAGGCGGCCCGGTCGGCCAACACGGCCCGGGAGGTGTTCGAGCGCCTGGCGGCCGAGGGCGACCGGGGGGTGTTCCGGGCCCTGACCCAACGGGTGGCCCGCAGGGCCTGGGAGCGGCTGGGCGGCCGGGTGCCGGTGGAGGCCGTGCTGTTCGGCTACGACAAGTCCGTGCTCGCGCGGGAGGGGGCGCCGTGA
- the cbiE gene encoding precorrin-6y C5,15-methyltransferase (decarboxylating) subunit CbiE has protein sequence MRVLVAGVEPGARGLAAEVAERIARADLLAGSRRHLALVPGFRGEILPFEDHRVTDVVARIGADPNLRAVLLASGDPGFFGAAALVLRRFPREEVEIVPAVSSMQLAFARAREPWSDARFASLHGRPLENLAPLLGERRIGVFTDAENSPARIASFLGDTGWDDYEMVVAEDLGLATERVTRGPVPEFRDWTGSDLNVVLLLRNGVPARPLGPGVPDGAFSHDRGLITKREVRAVALGLLDLPEAGVLWDVGAGSGSVAVEACLLRPALRVYAVEKTPEGVSHIRENRRRFRAAGLVPVEGEAPGALEALPDPDRVFVGGSGGRLAAVLDAAWGRLRPGGVLLVAAVLLETLAEALAWTRARSLEPEITEVRASRSRPVAGRHRMVPENPVCLVRLEG, from the coding sequence GTGAGGGTGCTGGTGGCCGGGGTGGAGCCCGGCGCCCGGGGACTGGCGGCCGAGGTCGCCGAGAGGATCGCCCGGGCCGACCTGCTCGCCGGGTCCCGGCGGCACCTGGCTCTGGTGCCCGGGTTCCGGGGCGAGATCCTCCCGTTCGAGGATCACCGGGTGACCGACGTGGTGGCCCGGATCGGGGCCGATCCGAACCTGCGGGCGGTCCTCCTGGCCTCGGGGGATCCCGGTTTCTTCGGCGCGGCGGCCCTGGTGCTCCGGCGGTTCCCCCGGGAAGAGGTGGAGATCGTCCCTGCGGTCTCGTCCATGCAGCTCGCGTTCGCCCGGGCCCGGGAGCCCTGGAGCGACGCCCGGTTCGCGAGCCTCCACGGCCGCCCCCTGGAGAACCTGGCCCCGCTTCTGGGGGAGCGGCGGATCGGGGTGTTCACGGACGCGGAGAACTCCCCGGCCCGGATCGCGTCGTTCCTGGGGGACACGGGGTGGGACGACTACGAGATGGTGGTGGCCGAGGACCTGGGGCTCGCCACCGAGAGGGTCACCCGCGGCCCGGTGCCGGAGTTCCGGGATTGGACCGGCTCGGACCTGAACGTGGTGCTCCTGCTTCGAAACGGGGTCCCGGCCCGGCCGTTGGGCCCGGGGGTCCCGGACGGGGCGTTCTCCCACGACCGGGGGCTGATCACCAAGCGGGAGGTCCGGGCCGTGGCCCTGGGGCTCCTGGACCTGCCCGAGGCCGGGGTGCTGTGGGACGTGGGGGCCGGGTCGGGCTCGGTGGCGGTGGAGGCGTGCCTGCTGCGGCCGGCCCTGCGCGTGTACGCCGTGGAGAAGACCCCTGAGGGCGTGAGCCACATCCGGGAGAACCGCCGCCGGTTCCGAGCCGCCGGGCTCGTTCCGGTGGAGGGGGAGGCACCCGGCGCGCTGGAGGCGCTGCCCGACCCCGACCGGGTGTTCGTGGGCGGAAGCGGCGGCCGGCTCGCGGCCGTGCTGGACGCGGCCTGGGGGCGGCTCCGGCCCGGCGGGGTGCTCCTGGTGGCGGCCGTGCTCCTGGAGACCCTGGCCGAGGCGCTCGCGTGGACCCGGGCTCGGTCCCTCGAGCCCGAGATCACCGAGGTGCGCGCCAGCCGCTCCCGCCCCGTGGCCGGCCGACACCGCATGGTGCCGGAGAACCCGGTGTGTTTGGTGAGGCTGGAAGGCTAG
- the cobM gene encoding precorrin-4 C(11)-methyltransferase → MGAGPGDPKLITVAGREAVEAADVILYAGSLVNPAVLAWARPGTEIHDTAPLDLDQTTRICLEAARAGRRVVRLHTGDPSLYGAIQEQIAPLEAAGVRCRVIPGVSSAFASAAALGTQLTLPGVSQTVVFTRLAGRTPVPDEESLDRLAATGATLCVFLSVGRIDEVVEACLRGGRPPETPAAVVHRASWPDGSWVTGTLSDIAEKVREAGFRRQAMILVGEALRPRLQGWDGFPRSKLYDPGFRHGFRCQGSEGRGQKTGETDP, encoded by the coding sequence GTGGGAGCCGGACCGGGGGACCCCAAGCTGATCACCGTGGCCGGCCGCGAGGCCGTGGAGGCGGCCGACGTGATCCTGTACGCCGGAAGTCTCGTGAATCCAGCGGTTCTCGCGTGGGCCCGGCCCGGGACCGAAATCCACGACACCGCCCCCCTGGACCTGGACCAGACGACCCGGATCTGTCTCGAAGCGGCCCGGGCCGGCCGGCGGGTGGTGCGGCTCCACACCGGCGACCCCTCGCTCTACGGCGCCATCCAGGAGCAGATCGCGCCCCTCGAGGCCGCGGGAGTCCGCTGTCGGGTGATCCCCGGTGTGAGCTCGGCGTTTGCCTCGGCCGCGGCATTGGGCACCCAGCTCACCCTTCCCGGGGTCAGCCAGACCGTGGTGTTCACCCGGCTGGCCGGCCGGACCCCGGTGCCCGACGAGGAGTCCCTGGACCGGCTGGCCGCCACCGGGGCCACCCTGTGCGTGTTCCTGTCGGTGGGCCGGATCGACGAGGTGGTGGAGGCCTGCCTCCGGGGGGGGCGCCCCCCGGAAACCCCGGCGGCCGTGGTCCACCGGGCCTCGTGGCCCGATGGGTCGTGGGTCACCGGTACGCTCTCGGACATCGCCGAAAAGGTCCGGGAGGCCGGGTTCCGGCGGCAGGCCATGATCCTGGTGGGCGAGGCCCTGCGACCCCGGCTCCAGGGCTGGGACGGCTTCCCCCGGTCCAAGCTCTACGACCCGGGGTTTCGTCATGGCTTCCGGTGTCAGGGATCAGAGGGCAGAGGACAGAAAACAGGGGAAACGGACCCCTGA
- a CDS encoding cobalt-precorrin 5A hydrolase: MSTQLHAVALTRAGADTARRLAEGLPGCRAWVPERYAREGDEPLREPVATLLARLWKEAEGFFLVMAAGIAVRAIASLLEDKTRDPAVVVLDPDGRFAVPILSGHLGGANNLARRAARVLGGTPVITTATDALGKPAIEVWAEERGFRWEPRQGLTTVNAALANGEPLGAWADPVAGGLPLLDGIGDHLDRATESEEEARGFPGVLLAVSPRLRPELGAALYLRPPCLVAGVGCRREADPGEVVEGIRAALDRAGWSELSLAAVATVDAKADEPALHRLSEELGVPLRVFPAEVLEAVEVPTPSERVRRAVGTPSVAEAAALAASPGGRLALPKVKGSTWTLALAVQPTHGSSSSGAGRKATRHECRD; encoded by the coding sequence ATGTCCACACAGCTTCACGCCGTCGCCCTCACGCGGGCCGGGGCGGACACGGCCCGGCGCCTGGCCGAGGGGCTGCCCGGGTGCCGGGCCTGGGTGCCGGAGCGGTATGCCCGGGAAGGGGACGAACCCCTCCGGGAGCCGGTCGCGACGCTCCTGGCCCGGCTCTGGAAGGAGGCGGAGGGGTTTTTCCTGGTCATGGCGGCCGGCATCGCGGTTCGCGCCATTGCGAGTCTTCTGGAGGACAAGACCCGGGACCCGGCCGTGGTGGTGCTCGATCCCGACGGCCGATTCGCCGTGCCGATCCTCTCGGGTCACCTGGGCGGGGCCAACAACCTGGCCCGCCGGGCGGCCCGGGTTCTCGGCGGGACGCCGGTCATCACCACGGCCACCGATGCCCTCGGAAAGCCGGCGATCGAGGTCTGGGCCGAGGAGCGGGGGTTCCGGTGGGAGCCCCGGCAGGGGCTCACGACCGTGAACGCGGCCCTGGCGAACGGGGAGCCCCTGGGGGCCTGGGCCGATCCCGTTGCCGGGGGGCTTCCCCTCCTGGACGGGATCGGGGACCATCTGGACCGGGCCACCGAGAGCGAGGAGGAGGCGCGGGGGTTCCCCGGGGTGCTCCTGGCGGTGTCCCCCCGGCTGCGGCCCGAGCTGGGGGCGGCACTGTACCTCCGGCCCCCGTGCCTCGTGGCCGGGGTGGGGTGCCGCCGGGAGGCCGACCCCGGCGAGGTCGTGGAGGGGATCCGCGCGGCGCTCGACCGGGCCGGCTGGAGCGAGCTGAGCCTCGCGGCCGTGGCCACGGTGGACGCCAAGGCCGACGAGCCCGCCCTCCACCGCCTGTCGGAGGAGCTGGGGGTACCGCTTCGGGTGTTTCCGGCCGAGGTGCTGGAGGCGGTGGAGGTGCCGACCCCTTCCGAGCGGGTCCGCCGGGCCGTGGGCACCCCCAGCGTGGCCGAGGCCGCGGCCTTGGCCGCGAGCCCCGGCGGCCGGCTGGCGCTCCCCAAGGTCAAGGGTTCCACCTGGACCCTGGCCCTGGCGGTCCAACCCACACACGGGAGCTCATCAAGCGGGGCGGGGCGAAAGGCCACCAGACATGAATGCCGCGATTGA
- a CDS encoding MASE3 domain-containing protein, which translates to MVALVWLSRVNYLLFHSLVELFAVVVGTCLFLIAWHSRHRIQNGYLLFVGMAYLWVSLIDLVHTLAYSGMGVFPKAGANLPTQLWIAARTTEASALVGGAFFADTRRVRPGLVFMGYGIATAVLLFLIAIGEFPDCYLEDRGLTPFKKSMEYLISGVLAAAVGLLWKRSSSFSRFSFRLVLWSIVLTIFAEISFTFYISVFGFSNLVGHIFKFASFFLIYLALVRTAFEEPVKILFAELKRREEDLSAERDRLQEALSQVRTLEGLIPICAGCKRIRCDEGYWQEVEVYVRDRTPADFTHSLCPDCAARLYPELHLDRSNRTDPEKGES; encoded by the coding sequence ATGGTCGCGCTGGTCTGGCTCAGCCGGGTCAACTACCTGCTGTTCCACAGCCTGGTCGAGCTGTTCGCCGTGGTGGTGGGCACCTGCCTGTTCCTGATCGCCTGGCACTCCCGGCACCGGATCCAGAACGGGTATCTTCTGTTCGTGGGGATGGCCTACCTGTGGGTGAGCCTGATCGACCTCGTGCACACCCTGGCCTACTCCGGCATGGGGGTGTTCCCGAAAGCGGGAGCAAACCTCCCCACTCAACTGTGGATCGCCGCGCGCACAACCGAGGCATCGGCTCTCGTTGGCGGGGCGTTTTTTGCTGACACCCGCCGGGTGCGCCCCGGGCTCGTTTTCATGGGGTACGGGATCGCCACAGCCGTTCTGCTGTTCCTGATTGCCATCGGTGAGTTCCCCGATTGCTACCTTGAAGACCGGGGCCTCACGCCTTTCAAGAAGTCCATGGAGTACCTGATCAGCGGGGTCCTGGCAGCCGCAGTGGGGCTTCTATGGAAGCGGAGTTCGTCTTTTTCCCGCTTTTCGTTTCGTTTGGTCCTGTGGTCGATCGTCCTGACGATCTTTGCCGAGATATCGTTCACGTTCTACATCTCCGTTTTCGGCTTCTCGAACCTCGTGGGCCACATCTTCAAATTCGCCTCCTTCTTCTTGATCTATCTCGCCCTGGTGCGGACGGCTTTCGAGGAGCCGGTAAAAATCCTCTTCGCGGAATTGAAACGCCGGGAGGAAGACCTTTCGGCCGAACGTGACCGCCTGCAGGAGGCGTTGTCCCAGGTGCGCACCCTGGAGGGGCTGATCCCGATCTGCGCGGGGTGCAAGAGGATCCGGTGCGACGAGGGGTACTGGCAGGAGGTGGAGGTGTACGTGCGGGACCGGACGCCGGCCGACTTCACCCACAGCCTCTGCCCCGACTGCGCCGCGCGGCTGTACCCAGAGCTCCATCTGGACCGTTCGAACCGAACCGACCCCGAGAAGGGAGAGAGCTGA
- the cobJ gene encoding precorrin-3B C(17)-methyltransferase: MLFIVGIGPGGRDHMTLRALEAVGSAEVVVGYTKYIDLLGDLASGKDVVATGMTREAERCRAAVEAALAGRRVAVVCTGDPGVYAMAGLVLELLERLDPGGSVPVEIVPGVTAVSAAASLLGAPLMTDFAVVSLSDLLTPWEAIERRLEAAAAADFVVALYNPRSRKRVRHLERACEILASHRGPDTPAGIVRHALRPGQEVRLTTLGEVPGEAVDMMSVVIVGNRSTRRWRDWLITPRGYELEQGT; this comes from the coding sequence GTGCTGTTCATCGTGGGCATCGGCCCGGGCGGCCGCGACCACATGACCCTTCGGGCCCTGGAGGCGGTGGGGTCGGCCGAGGTCGTGGTGGGCTACACCAAGTACATCGACCTGCTGGGCGACCTGGCCTCGGGCAAGGACGTGGTGGCCACCGGCATGACCCGGGAGGCCGAACGGTGCCGGGCCGCGGTGGAGGCCGCACTGGCGGGCCGGCGGGTGGCCGTGGTATGCACCGGCGATCCCGGCGTGTACGCCATGGCGGGGCTCGTGTTGGAGCTGCTGGAGCGCCTGGACCCCGGGGGCTCGGTGCCGGTGGAGATCGTGCCCGGGGTCACCGCGGTGAGCGCGGCGGCGAGCCTGCTGGGCGCGCCCCTGATGACCGATTTCGCGGTGGTGAGCCTGTCGGACCTGCTGACCCCTTGGGAGGCGATCGAGCGGCGGCTGGAGGCGGCAGCGGCGGCCGACTTCGTGGTGGCCCTGTACAACCCCCGCAGCCGCAAGCGGGTGCGCCACCTGGAGCGGGCGTGCGAGATCCTCGCCTCCCACCGTGGCCCCGACACCCCGGCCGGCATCGTGCGGCACGCCCTGCGGCCGGGCCAGGAGGTGCGGCTCACCACCCTCGGTGAGGTGCCCGGGGAGGCGGTGGACATGATGAGCGTGGTGATCGTGGGCAACCGCTCCACCCGGCGTTGGCGAGACTGGCTGATCACCCCCCGGGGCTACGAGCTCGAACAAGGGACGTGA
- a CDS encoding ACT domain-containing protein — translation MARKIVVTVLGRDQVGIVAKVATALAEATVNIEDINQKILGGDIFAMTLLADMEKSPLSLAELSRALEEALEGMGLKVMVQDAEVFRYMHRV, via the coding sequence ATGGCCCGCAAGATCGTGGTGACCGTGCTCGGCAGGGACCAGGTGGGCATCGTGGCCAAGGTGGCCACCGCCCTGGCCGAGGCCACGGTGAACATCGAGGACATCAACCAGAAGATCCTCGGCGGAGACATCTTCGCCATGACGCTCCTGGCCGACATGGAGAAGAGCCCCTTGAGCCTGGCAGAGCTGTCCCGCGCCCTGGAGGAGGCCCTGGAGGGCATGGGGCTCAAGGTCATGGTGCAGGATGCCGAGGTGTTCCGCTACATGCACCGGGTGTAG